A genomic stretch from Terriglobus sp. RCC_193 includes:
- a CDS encoding TonB-dependent receptor domain-containing protein, with protein sequence MPLTQWRLSLYAQDAIKLASRLSLSTGLRYQLQTTPGSFANFSPRLGIAWSPDKKSTWVVHLRAGIFHDPNVQSAATEVYRLNGARQQSLTIYSPSFASPLTPVSGSIQVSTVKQFPRALNQFSSLQTHVSVEHTFPHGWHAATTLFWANNWGSLRIKNINAPLVGSSIGTPPDPTTALLAPRPIAPNENILQYQNSGHLSGTIFVAGVDHNNGKLFGISAYYVHVNLKTNTSNSISIPQSSYSETGESSRSDGTSLNSIYASGSLHLPYKLDLSAILDALSGQPYNITTGTDANGDGNFNDRPSYASAPGSGVYSTRFGLLTTNAVNGDVSRNLGTMPARVHLDMNLTRVFRLNPKDKEHPRTLTFNARSANVLNHTNVTAVGTVVSSSTFSQPLSAETARRIELGARFAF encoded by the coding sequence GTGCCTCTTACGCAATGGCGGCTCTCGCTGTATGCGCAGGATGCCATCAAGCTCGCATCCCGTTTATCCTTATCAACCGGATTGCGCTATCAGCTTCAGACGACTCCCGGCAGCTTCGCCAATTTCTCGCCCCGCCTGGGCATTGCGTGGTCACCGGACAAGAAATCAACTTGGGTCGTTCACTTGAGGGCTGGAATCTTTCATGACCCTAACGTTCAAAGTGCCGCAACGGAAGTCTATCGGCTCAATGGGGCCCGTCAACAATCACTCACTATTTACTCTCCAAGTTTCGCCAGTCCTCTGACGCCCGTTTCCGGGTCGATTCAAGTCAGCACGGTAAAGCAGTTCCCCCGAGCCCTTAATCAATTTTCTTCTCTCCAGACCCATGTCAGTGTTGAGCACACTTTTCCTCACGGTTGGCACGCAGCAACCACTCTTTTTTGGGCAAACAACTGGGGAAGTCTTCGCATCAAGAACATCAATGCTCCTCTTGTTGGTAGCAGCATCGGTACACCCCCAGATCCAACCACCGCTCTTCTCGCACCCCGTCCCATCGCACCAAATGAAAATATTCTGCAATATCAAAACTCAGGTCATCTTTCAGGCACAATCTTCGTTGCTGGCGTAGACCATAACAACGGGAAACTCTTCGGTATCTCCGCGTATTACGTTCACGTAAACCTGAAAACCAATACGAGTAATTCGATTTCCATTCCCCAATCGAGCTACAGCGAAACGGGAGAATCATCGAGGTCGGATGGAACAAGCCTGAACTCGATTTATGCATCAGGAAGCCTTCATCTGCCCTACAAATTAGATTTATCGGCGATACTCGATGCTTTGAGCGGTCAGCCCTACAACATCACCACCGGCACAGACGCGAACGGCGATGGCAACTTCAATGACCGTCCTTCCTATGCTTCAGCTCCCGGATCAGGCGTCTACTCCACCCGCTTCGGCCTTCTCACCACGAACGCAGTCAACGGGGATGTCTCTCGCAATTTGGGGACGATGCCTGCCAGGGTGCATCTCGATATGAATCTGACCCGCGTTTTCAGGCTCAATCCGAAAGATAAGGAACATCCACGTACGCTTACATTCAATGCACGGAGTGCCAATGTACTAAATCACACAAATGTCACTGCAGTTGGAACGGTGGTCTCGTCATCGACGTTCTCTCAACCACTATCGGCAGAGACAGCCCGACGTATCGAGCTTGGGGCACGCTTTGCTTTTTGA
- a CDS encoding carboxypeptidase regulatory-like domain-containing protein gives MKVVIRIDWKLAVASAALLYAIQVPAQQHCTSGIHIEGTVMDPTGAVISGAQVEAADGQKTVTDTSGAFLFPCVPITAATITVEADGFTQGVTKVDERVGGNAHVRVQLAVAAVQTDVQAVDDATAMDADHGVGTRTMTAQEVQQLADDPDDFLRQLQALAASGGGLPGSATIVVDGFQNASALPPKNSITSIRINPDMFSPEYERAPYLGGRVEILTKPGADLFHGALFFTDSDGNFNSTNPFSTTATPAGKRRYGFELNGPVVRKKSGFALALEKRDIDEFSVVNAKGLDTANNQIALQQTVAAPQRLWIASARNDWQITPNDVGTLSFSANNNSLGNQGVGGLTLAEAGYSSSVSEYNLRLSNVLTLSPNLLHETRIGYTWKRTTQTPNSLDPSLQVLGYFSGGGSTSQNLNNRERDLEIDDDVMLTRGTHSFKIGAQSLGIFVHDYDPDTFNGVYIFGGGSAPMLDSGGNPTGQTTTISPIEQYRRALLNLAEDLQQHISSQVALH, from the coding sequence GTGAAAGTTGTCATCAGGATTGATTGGAAACTCGCAGTGGCATCTGCGGCATTGCTGTATGCGATCCAGGTGCCCGCACAACAACACTGCACATCTGGCATCCATATCGAAGGCACAGTCATGGATCCGACTGGCGCAGTGATTTCTGGCGCCCAAGTGGAAGCAGCGGACGGACAAAAGACCGTTACAGATACCTCAGGCGCTTTTTTGTTTCCTTGTGTTCCCATAACGGCAGCCACTATCACTGTGGAAGCGGACGGGTTCACCCAAGGAGTCACTAAAGTCGACGAGCGAGTCGGAGGAAATGCGCACGTTCGAGTCCAGCTTGCAGTTGCGGCAGTTCAAACAGATGTACAGGCTGTAGACGATGCCACAGCGATGGATGCAGATCATGGTGTAGGCACACGCACTATGACGGCTCAGGAAGTCCAGCAACTTGCGGACGATCCTGACGATTTTCTGAGGCAGCTACAGGCCCTCGCGGCCAGCGGGGGCGGTTTGCCTGGATCGGCCACCATTGTGGTTGATGGCTTTCAGAATGCAAGCGCACTGCCGCCCAAGAATTCGATCACTTCGATACGCATCAATCCGGATATGTTTTCACCTGAATATGAGCGAGCGCCTTATCTCGGAGGACGTGTCGAGATACTTACAAAACCCGGTGCTGACTTGTTCCATGGAGCATTATTCTTCACCGATAGCGATGGAAATTTTAACTCAACCAATCCATTCTCCACCACGGCAACTCCGGCGGGTAAGCGTCGCTACGGTTTTGAGCTCAATGGTCCCGTCGTTCGGAAGAAGAGTGGTTTTGCACTTGCTCTCGAGAAACGAGATATCGACGAATTCAGCGTCGTCAATGCAAAGGGCCTGGACACCGCCAACAACCAAATAGCGTTACAACAGACTGTTGCTGCCCCACAAAGACTCTGGATCGCATCCGCTCGCAATGACTGGCAGATCACGCCGAATGACGTTGGAACACTTTCGTTCTCCGCAAATAACAATAGCCTCGGCAATCAGGGTGTTGGTGGCCTCACACTTGCAGAGGCTGGCTATTCAAGCAGCGTAAGCGAATACAATTTGCGACTGAGCAATGTGCTGACATTGAGTCCCAATCTTCTGCATGAGACTCGAATTGGCTATACCTGGAAGCGCACAACGCAAACGCCGAATTCATTGGACCCATCGCTACAGGTTCTTGGTTACTTTTCCGGAGGGGGATCCACCAGCCAGAATTTGAACAATCGAGAGCGAGACCTTGAAATAGACGACGATGTGATGCTTACTCGTGGAACGCACTCGTTTAAAATCGGCGCTCAGTCGCTTGGTATTTTTGTACACGATTATGATCCGGATACGTTCAATGGCGTTTACATATTCGGTGGTGGTAGCGCGCCGATGCTTGACTCAGGTGGCAATCCAACCGGTCAAACGACAACCATCAGTCCAATAGAGCAGTACCGTCGTGCCCTATTAAATCTCGCTGAGGATCTCCAACAACATATCAGCTCACAAGTGGCACTCCATTAG
- a CDS encoding sensor histidine kinase: MLTGYMTRWRANHMKRAALRAGQHCALWTVVVVLFALQNYTYDALYGHPWPVLQYFRWSMEGWYTWAAISPLVFWLAAKYPLDAKHPRRFISRHLVASVAVAFLAVAVLAFISHYVEPGVQPLRKRLMLALGKGMALNILTYWALLGLTQALRFYRENNERRLRETQLQTQLVQTQLQVLQMQLHPHFLFNTLHAIGTLIHEDPVSAEQILLNLGALLRVFLEQESLHQISLQRELHLVDLYLSIQRIRFRDRLTVHTFIAPDTLQGAIPSLILQPIVENAIVHGIAKNPGSDVIEIRSSRQQNSLVIEVSNSNSFLRDDVRQDGVGWGIGLSNTEQRLEQIYNGAAALSIQARSPSGVVCRIALPFTSSTSVRSTEEELLAL, from the coding sequence ATGCTTACGGGCTACATGACGAGATGGCGGGCGAATCATATGAAGAGAGCGGCGTTGCGCGCGGGACAGCACTGCGCCCTATGGACTGTCGTAGTCGTTCTATTCGCACTTCAGAACTACACCTACGATGCTTTGTATGGACATCCGTGGCCAGTATTGCAATACTTTCGCTGGTCGATGGAGGGTTGGTACACGTGGGCTGCAATCTCTCCCCTTGTCTTTTGGCTGGCAGCCAAATATCCCCTCGATGCTAAGCATCCCCGTCGGTTCATCTCTCGACATCTCGTTGCAAGCGTGGCCGTTGCGTTCCTTGCTGTGGCTGTCTTGGCTTTTATCTCACATTACGTAGAACCTGGGGTACAGCCGCTGCGAAAGCGCCTCATGCTGGCGCTTGGCAAAGGCATGGCGCTGAACATCCTTACCTATTGGGCTCTTCTAGGGCTGACACAGGCGTTGCGTTTCTATCGAGAAAACAACGAGAGGCGATTGCGTGAAACACAACTGCAAACACAGTTAGTGCAAACTCAATTGCAGGTCTTACAGATGCAGTTGCATCCGCATTTCCTGTTCAACACCCTTCATGCAATCGGAACCCTCATCCATGAAGACCCTGTATCTGCGGAGCAGATATTGCTCAATCTGGGAGCACTCTTACGAGTATTTCTGGAGCAGGAGTCTTTGCATCAAATATCTCTTCAGCGCGAATTGCATCTGGTGGATTTGTATCTGAGCATTCAACGGATCAGATTCAGGGACCGCTTGACGGTACATACGTTTATTGCCCCTGACACTCTGCAAGGAGCGATCCCAAGCTTGATCCTTCAACCAATTGTTGAGAATGCCATTGTGCATGGCATAGCGAAGAATCCGGGCAGTGATGTGATTGAGATCAGAAGCTCAAGACAGCAGAACTCACTAGTAATCGAGGTCAGTAACTCAAACAGTTTTCTTCGCGATGATGTGCGCCAGGACGGAGTTGGCTGGGGAATCGGATTGTCGAATACTGAGCAAAGATTGGAACAGATTTATAACGGCGCTGCAGCGCTCTCCATTCAGGCGCGTTCTCCTAGCGGAGTGGTTTGTAGAATTGCCCTCCCCTTCACAAGTAGCACCTCCGTACGTTCAACCGAAGAGGAGCTCCTTGCATTATGA
- a CDS encoding LytR/AlgR family response regulator transcription factor — protein MTIRALVIDDEPLVRSSILKVLRDDKDIEVIHECEDGISALEVINRESPDLIFLDVQMPGLTGLQVMESLEGAKVPITVFVTAHKDYAIEAFETNAVDYILKPFGKDRLERAIARAKMRFASSLDSNYAVQLIQALASVQKQQQYQERIAVPVNGRILLIDTKDIEWIEADRNSVRLHLGTLVYELRNTLTNIESKLNPKQFTRIHRSTLVNVSKIREIHPWFNGYHKVIMRSGQELSMSRHQSESARMLLGGLNQ, from the coding sequence ATGACGATCAGGGCACTTGTCATCGATGACGAACCACTCGTGCGGAGCAGCATTCTAAAAGTCCTTCGCGACGATAAGGACATTGAGGTGATTCATGAATGTGAGGACGGTATATCAGCACTCGAAGTAATCAATCGTGAAAGCCCGGACTTGATTTTTTTGGATGTCCAAATGCCCGGATTGACCGGTCTGCAAGTTATGGAATCGTTGGAGGGAGCTAAGGTTCCCATCACTGTATTCGTAACAGCGCATAAGGACTACGCGATTGAAGCATTCGAGACCAATGCGGTGGACTACATTCTGAAACCCTTTGGAAAGGATCGGCTGGAGCGAGCCATTGCTCGTGCAAAGATGCGTTTCGCCAGCTCTCTGGACAGCAACTATGCGGTTCAATTGATACAAGCGTTAGCCTCCGTTCAGAAACAACAGCAATACCAAGAGCGGATAGCGGTACCTGTAAATGGACGAATCCTCCTTATCGACACTAAAGACATTGAATGGATCGAAGCGGACAGGAATAGTGTTCGTTTGCACTTGGGAACACTCGTGTATGAGCTTCGCAATACTCTTACCAACATTGAATCCAAACTGAACCCGAAGCAGTTCACGCGGATTCATCGCTCGACGCTCGTGAATGTCTCGAAGATCAGAGAAATACATCCTTGGTTCAACGGATACCACAAAGTGATAATGCGCAGCGGGCAGGAGCTAAGTATGAGCCGACATCAGAGTGAAAGTGCCCGGATGCTTCTTGGGGGACTTAATCAGTGA
- a CDS encoding LytR/AlgR family response regulator transcription factor → MTVRSLIIDDEALARARMARLLSMDPEIAVSGECRNSREAAHFLDTNVVDVVFLDIQMPGEGGFDLIHKVGVRNMPLTVFVTAHDSYALKAFEVHALDYLTKPVEEDRLRIWLERIKERLALKSNGFSEETLRSLLTNLAPQAEPAGYRNRLLLPDGAKTLLLDVDQIMCIEAADYYVSIYTGNKEYLLRESMKELASTLDPKKFLRIHRSVIVNISCIREVIREGRGEGTAILTNGRRLRMSDSGWKAVLASGGHV, encoded by the coding sequence GTGACGGTCAGGTCTCTAATCATCGATGATGAGGCACTTGCGCGAGCACGTATGGCGAGGCTGCTCTCCATGGATCCGGAGATTGCCGTTAGCGGTGAGTGCAGGAACAGCAGAGAAGCCGCACATTTTCTCGACACAAATGTCGTGGATGTGGTCTTCCTCGATATCCAGATGCCAGGCGAGGGCGGCTTCGATCTGATCCATAAAGTTGGCGTGCGAAACATGCCCCTCACTGTCTTTGTAACCGCGCACGATAGCTATGCACTGAAAGCTTTTGAGGTGCACGCTCTCGATTACCTGACGAAGCCTGTCGAAGAGGATCGGCTGAGGATCTGGCTAGAGCGTATTAAAGAGCGGCTCGCATTGAAGTCCAATGGCTTCTCCGAGGAGACCCTACGTTCGCTGCTGACGAATCTAGCACCACAGGCCGAACCCGCCGGATATCGCAACCGTCTGCTATTACCGGACGGCGCCAAGACATTGCTCCTCGACGTCGATCAAATCATGTGCATTGAAGCGGCCGATTACTACGTGTCCATCTATACCGGTAACAAGGAATATCTGCTGCGGGAAAGCATGAAGGAGCTCGCGTCCACTCTCGACCCAAAGAAGTTTCTGAGGATTCACCGCTCCGTCATCGTGAACATTAGCTGCATTCGTGAGGTCATCCGCGAAGGGCGAGGTGAGGGCACTGCAATTCTTACCAATGGCAGGCGACTCCGCATGAGCGATTCAGGATGGAAGGCGGTTTTGGCATCTGGGGGCCACGTATAA
- a CDS encoding sensor histidine kinase, with translation MNSHAYGGSSMEHFSVTPEVKTAAAHTLGDVAMLRKPLPIRAWHIILFATVVIALATAAECHSVTDLSSVRYGFTLSGWWGLTAFAIWHIGKRWPASLRMNTVSLLLHTVAATILGVGHLLWMAAADDLFSHAVWIQKRLTWHHYLDLNRWGLEMLVYGFIFGVAAVTRLQLQAQQNAFQSIELQRALTAAQLHALQAQVEPHFLFNTLNSITELVESGHKQQATDMLRHLNTILKMTLRQSASQKISLAQELDVVENYLAIEQVRFADRLRVEFRIDPSALNALVPSFLLQPLMENAIRHGIGQSETGGMIRTFVERKDDMLYLRIQDNGSGSTVEKVKGHGIGLSNTATRLQHFYPDRHSFHAKPEERGGFLVRIAIPFETVAA, from the coding sequence ATGAACTCACACGCTTACGGAGGCTCATCGATGGAGCATTTCAGCGTTACTCCAGAAGTAAAGACGGCAGCGGCACATACCTTGGGCGATGTTGCAATGCTTCGCAAGCCGCTTCCCATCCGCGCATGGCACATCATCCTTTTCGCAACGGTTGTGATTGCGTTGGCAACGGCAGCGGAGTGTCACTCGGTCACCGACCTTAGTTCGGTGCGTTATGGATTCACTCTGTCTGGCTGGTGGGGTTTGACGGCGTTTGCGATATGGCACATTGGGAAGCGTTGGCCTGCATCGCTTCGGATGAACACTGTCTCTTTGTTGCTACACACCGTTGCAGCCACGATTCTTGGCGTAGGGCACCTTCTATGGATGGCGGCAGCGGACGATCTCTTCAGCCATGCCGTGTGGATCCAAAAGCGACTTACCTGGCATCACTATTTGGACCTGAATCGCTGGGGACTTGAGATGTTGGTTTACGGCTTCATCTTCGGTGTTGCGGCTGTAACACGTCTCCAACTGCAAGCGCAGCAGAATGCCTTTCAGTCGATTGAATTACAGCGAGCACTCACAGCAGCGCAACTGCATGCGCTACAGGCTCAGGTAGAACCGCACTTCCTCTTCAATACATTGAACTCCATCACGGAACTGGTTGAAAGCGGACATAAACAACAGGCCACCGATATGTTGCGGCATCTGAATACGATCTTGAAGATGACGCTCAGACAATCAGCATCGCAGAAGATCTCCTTGGCACAGGAGCTGGACGTTGTCGAAAACTACCTCGCCATTGAGCAGGTTCGTTTTGCGGATCGATTGCGGGTCGAGTTCCGCATCGATCCATCCGCTCTCAATGCACTTGTGCCCAGTTTCCTGTTGCAACCGTTGATGGAAAATGCCATCCGTCACGGTATTGGCCAATCGGAGACGGGCGGCATGATCCGAACGTTTGTCGAGCGCAAGGATGACATGCTGTACCTGCGCATTCAGGACAATGGCTCCGGCTCAACCGTCGAAAAGGTCAAAGGTCACGGCATCGGCTTGAGTAATACTGCGACGCGGCTTCAACACTTTTATCCAGACCGTCATTCTTTCCACGCGAAACCGGAAGAGCGCGGAGGCTTCCTGGTCCGCATCGCCATTCCATTCGAGACGGTGGCGGCGTGA
- a CDS encoding carboxypeptidase regulatory-like domain-containing protein, with translation MPIATIAILLATAASAQKTCADGVRVDGTVSDQSGASVVGAVITGAGGDKSVTDASGHYVLPCQPKSFVLHVQAEGFAEATVRRAVSQAGPVRLDIKLSIASVSADVQVTANDRVALDPDRGSGTVVLDSQLIKQLADDPDDFLRQLQALASESGGNPTTAVITVDGFQSATVLPPKGSIASIHVNPDLFSTEYRWPPYGRGLIEIVTKPGASSLHGATFFTGSSGSWNATTAFAPTSTPASKRRYGFELSGTLVPNKGDFSMALEKRDIDEFKVVNAQILQPDYTIAPFRQTVATPQRLWMGSLRSGWQLGKSDTLTTTFAANVNSLGNQGVSALVLPEAGYSNFTSQYDLRFANALTVGPNQLHQTRVGLTWWRTQNTPNSTTPSLQVSGYFTGGGATSQNLNNHGFNLEVDHDVLLTRGKSSLKMGVQALATFTQNYTPDTFNGAWLFGGGGAPVLDSNNLPTSQTITIDGMEQYRRTLLGLAGGVPTRYQISTGNPVVPFTRWNEALYVEETLQASPRLTIAGGLRYQMQTAPSSFANFEPRISLAWSADKRSRWVFHTRAGIFQDVNEASALTNAFRLNGVRQQQTTVYSPNYTAPLVPTADSIAVSSMYEFAPGLSQKVTVSSDSNVEYSFGHQWLARASFYWGEDWNTVRMRNINAPMVAASVGTPVDPTAALHAPRPYGGNEDILRFENSGHLAGHVAAIALEQNSYKRFQIHARYRHMIFKADGGDGIVSPQSSYSEQGESSRVDWLNINGATLFANVVLPEKLELSGQFSTYSGSSYNITTGTDGNGDGILNDRPSYASAPGSGVYSTRYGLMTANTVNGNVPRNVGTMPPMVHLDMNLSRAFVLNPKDTDHLRTFTFNVRSANILNHTNVNGVGTVISSPSVDKPYQAEPARRIEMGARFSF, from the coding sequence TTGCCGATTGCAACAATTGCGATCCTGCTTGCTACTGCGGCTTCAGCACAAAAAACCTGCGCAGATGGTGTGCGGGTGGACGGTACTGTCAGTGATCAATCTGGAGCGAGCGTTGTCGGTGCTGTCATTACCGGAGCCGGAGGTGACAAATCGGTCACGGATGCTTCCGGGCACTATGTACTTCCATGCCAGCCCAAGTCTTTCGTACTGCATGTTCAGGCAGAGGGTTTCGCGGAAGCAACGGTTCGGCGCGCAGTCTCGCAGGCCGGACCGGTGCGTCTTGACATAAAGCTCTCCATCGCCTCGGTGTCGGCGGATGTTCAGGTGACAGCGAACGATCGGGTGGCACTCGATCCGGACAGGGGCTCAGGCACGGTCGTGCTCGACTCGCAACTGATCAAACAGCTAGCGGATGATCCTGATGATTTCCTGCGGCAGCTTCAAGCGTTGGCCTCCGAGTCAGGTGGCAATCCGACTACGGCAGTGATCACCGTCGACGGATTCCAGAGCGCGACCGTGCTTCCGCCAAAGGGATCGATCGCCTCGATTCACGTGAATCCTGACCTCTTTTCCACGGAGTACCGGTGGCCACCGTATGGCCGTGGATTGATTGAGATCGTTACGAAGCCGGGAGCTTCCTCGTTGCACGGAGCCACCTTTTTCACCGGAAGCTCGGGCAGTTGGAATGCGACGACGGCGTTCGCTCCCACGTCAACGCCCGCGAGCAAACGTCGTTATGGATTTGAGTTAAGCGGAACCCTTGTGCCAAACAAGGGAGATTTCTCCATGGCGCTGGAGAAGCGTGACATTGACGAATTCAAGGTAGTAAATGCACAGATACTGCAGCCGGACTACACGATTGCACCTTTCCGGCAGACAGTTGCGACACCTCAGAGGCTATGGATGGGATCTCTCCGCAGCGGTTGGCAACTCGGCAAATCCGACACACTAACCACAACCTTTGCGGCGAATGTGAACAGCCTTGGCAATCAGGGAGTCAGTGCACTTGTGCTGCCCGAAGCAGGCTATTCCAACTTTACAAGTCAGTATGACCTACGCTTTGCCAATGCATTGACGGTCGGCCCCAATCAACTGCATCAGACGAGGGTGGGACTTACCTGGTGGAGGACACAGAACACGCCGAACTCCACGACGCCTTCACTGCAGGTATCGGGCTACTTCACCGGCGGCGGCGCAACAAGCCAAAACCTGAATAACCATGGCTTCAACCTTGAAGTGGATCACGATGTACTGCTGACCAGGGGCAAAAGCAGTCTCAAGATGGGTGTACAGGCACTTGCTACCTTTACGCAAAACTACACCCCTGACACGTTCAATGGAGCATGGCTCTTTGGTGGAGGTGGAGCTCCAGTTCTTGACAGCAACAATTTGCCTACAAGCCAGACAATCACGATTGATGGAATGGAGCAGTATCGTCGCACGTTGCTTGGTTTGGCGGGAGGCGTACCCACCCGGTATCAAATCAGCACCGGCAACCCGGTAGTTCCATTTACGAGATGGAACGAAGCGCTTTATGTGGAGGAGACGCTGCAGGCTTCGCCTCGGCTCACGATAGCCGGCGGTCTTCGTTACCAGATGCAAACTGCCCCGAGCAGCTTTGCAAATTTTGAGCCTCGGATCAGCTTGGCCTGGTCGGCAGACAAACGATCGAGGTGGGTCTTCCACACGCGTGCGGGCATCTTTCAGGATGTTAACGAGGCAAGCGCTCTGACGAATGCCTTCCGCCTGAATGGAGTTCGTCAACAGCAGACGACCGTGTATTCCCCAAACTATACCGCGCCTTTAGTGCCAACCGCAGATTCGATCGCTGTTTCCAGCATGTACGAGTTTGCGCCAGGGCTCTCACAGAAAGTTACAGTTTCATCCGACAGCAACGTCGAATATAGTTTTGGCCACCAATGGCTCGCCCGTGCCAGCTTCTACTGGGGTGAGGATTGGAACACCGTTCGCATGCGCAACATCAATGCGCCGATGGTGGCCGCAAGCGTTGGCACTCCAGTGGATCCCACTGCGGCACTGCATGCACCACGGCCCTATGGTGGTAATGAAGATATTCTGCGCTTTGAAAACTCCGGCCACCTTGCAGGGCACGTTGCTGCAATTGCGCTGGAACAAAATAGCTACAAGCGGTTTCAAATACACGCACGCTATCGGCACATGATCTTCAAGGCAGATGGCGGCGACGGTATTGTGAGCCCTCAATCGTCCTACAGTGAACAGGGCGAATCGTCTCGCGTCGACTGGTTGAACATCAATGGAGCGACTCTATTCGCAAATGTCGTTCTCCCGGAGAAGCTGGAGCTATCGGGACAATTCAGCACATATTCGGGAAGTTCCTACAACATTACGACTGGAACGGATGGCAACGGAGACGGAATTCTCAACGACCGGCCATCCTATGCATCGGCACCCGGCTCGGGGGTATATAGCACTCGCTATGGACTGATGACAGCGAACACTGTGAACGGTAACGTGCCACGAAATGTAGGAACGATGCCGCCGATGGTGCACCTGGACATGAACCTTAGCCGGGCTTTTGTACTGAATCCAAAGGACACAGATCATTTGCGGACGTTCACGTTCAATGTACGAAGCGCCAACATCCTGAACCACACGAATGTAAATGGCGTAGGAACGGTTATCTCGTCTCCAAGCGTGGACAAGCCATATCAAGCGGAGCCTGCGCGACGTATTGAGATGGGCGCTCGCTTCTCATTTTGA
- a CDS encoding metallophosphoesterase — protein sequence MKIAAIADIHGNLAALEAVLAEIQRHAPDLIVNLGDSLSGPLFPAECADLLLSCNISAIKGNHERQLLTLPVGAMGESDQYAASCLQPHHLRWIEKTPETLLIEGEILLVHGTPRSDLEYYLETVEQGAVRAATPQEVEERTRGAHASLIFCGHTHIPRRFTFADQRVVVNPGSVGLPAYEDDRPFPHKMQSASPHARYALVEKRGKTWSATLRSTVYDWELAARVAESRGRRDWAAALRTGLI from the coding sequence ATGAAGATTGCTGCGATTGCTGACATCCATGGGAACTTGGCGGCCTTGGAAGCGGTGCTCGCTGAGATACAGCGTCACGCTCCAGACCTCATCGTCAATCTCGGGGATTCGCTTTCGGGTCCGCTCTTTCCTGCCGAATGTGCAGATCTCCTTTTGTCTTGCAACATCTCGGCAATTAAGGGAAATCACGAACGGCAGCTCTTGACTCTTCCCGTTGGAGCCATGGGGGAGTCCGACCAGTATGCTGCGTCTTGCCTGCAGCCGCATCACCTTAGGTGGATCGAGAAGACGCCAGAGACACTCCTGATCGAAGGCGAGATTCTATTGGTTCACGGAACTCCGCGAAGCGATCTCGAATACTACTTGGAGACTGTAGAACAAGGAGCAGTCCGAGCAGCGACACCACAGGAAGTAGAAGAACGGACAAGGGGTGCGCACGCGTCGTTGATCTTCTGTGGGCACACGCACATCCCGCGCAGGTTTACTTTTGCTGATCAAAGAGTCGTTGTGAACCCTGGATCAGTAGGACTGCCAGCCTACGAAGACGATCGGCCCTTTCCCCACAAGATGCAGAGCGCGTCTCCGCACGCGCGCTATGCTCTCGTCGAAAAACGAGGGAAGACCTGGTCAGCAACATTGCGTTCGACTGTATATGACTGGGAGCTTGCCGCTAGGGTAGCTGAAAGTCGAGGGCGAAGGGATTGGGCAGCAGCCTTACGCACTGGGCTCATTTAA